A stretch of Zymoseptoria tritici IPO323 chromosome 1, whole genome shotgun sequence DNA encodes these proteins:
- a CDS encoding 60S ribosomal protein L3, producing the protein MSHRKFEAPRHGSLAFLPRKRAARHRGKVKSFPKDDPKQKTHLTAAMGYKAGMTTIVRDLDRPGAKLHKKEIVEAATVIETPPMIVVGLVGYIETPRGLRSLTTVWAEHLSDEVKRRFYKNWYKSKKKAFTKYAKKHAEEGGKSITRDLERIKKYCTVVRVLAHTQISKTPLKQKKAHLMEIQVNGGSIADKVEFGQGLFEKPVEIDSIFEQNEMIDCIAVTKGHGFSGVTSRWGTKKLPRKTHKGLRKVACIGAWHPSHVQWSVARAGQDGYHHRTSVNHKVYRIGKGNDEGNATTDFDHSKKAITPLGGFVRYGEVKNDFVLLKGSVPGVKKRVMTLRKSMFIHTSRRALEKVELKWIDTSSKFGHGAYQTPAEKKQFVGTLKKDLVASS; encoded by the exons ATGTCGCATCGCAAGTTTGAAG CGCCCCGCCATGGCTCTCTGGCATTCTTGCCTCGCAAGCGCGCCGCCCGTCACCGTGGAAAGGTCAAGAG CTTCCCCAAGGACGACCCGAAGCAAAAGACCCacctcaccgccgccatgGGCTACAAGGCCGGCATGACCACCATCGTGCGCGACCTTGACCGACCTGGTGCGAAGTTGCACAAGAAGGAGATCGTCGAGGCAGCTACTGTCATCGAAACCCCTCCG ATGATTGTCGTTGGTCTGGTTGGCTACATCGAGACACCCCGCGGACTCCGCTCGTTGACTACTGTCTGGGCTGAGcacctttcggacgaggtcAAGCGCCGATTCTACAAGAACTGGTACAAGAGCAAGAAAAAGGCCTTCACCAAGTACGCCAAGAAGCACGCCGAGGAGGGCGGCAAGTCCATCACCCGCGACCTCGAGCGCATCAAGAAGTACTGCACTGTCGTCCGCGTCCTCGCCCACACCCAGATCAGCAAGACTCCTCtcaagcagaagaaggccCACCTCATGGAGATCCAAGTCAACGGAGGTTCCATCGCCGACAAGGTCGAATTCGGCCAGGGTCTTTTCGAGAAGCCCGTCGAGATCGACTCCATCTTCGAGCAGAACGAGATGATCGACTGCATCGCCGTCACCAAGGGTCACGGTTTCTCCGGTGTCACCAGCAGATGGGGAACCAAGAAGCTTCCGCGCAAGACGCACAAGGGTCTCCGCAAGGTCGCTTGTATCGGTGCATGGCATCCTTCCCACGTCCAATGGTCGGTCGCTCGTGCCGGTCAGGACGGTTACCACCACCGTACCTCGGTCAACCACAAGGTCTACCGCATTGGCAAGGGCAACGACGAGGGCAACGCCACCACCGACTTCGACCACAGCAAGAAGGCCATCACCCC TCTCGGTGGCTTTGTCCGCTACGGTGAGGTCAAGAACGACTTCGTGCTCCTCAAGGGTTCCGTCCCTGGTGTCAAGAAGCGTGTCATGACTCTCCGCAAATCAATGTTCATCCACACCTCCCGCCGCGCactcgagaaggtcgagctCAAATGGATCGACACGTCCAGCAAGTTCGGTCACGGCGCATACCAAACACccgccgagaagaagcagttTGTCGGTACCCTCAAGAAGGACCTTGTTGCTTCATCGTAA
- the HB2402 gene encoding high-mobility group non-histone chromatin protein (HMGB family protein) has product MPSVQNPPPLLPPPPPHPSHWPSPQPLSQTQQPVSEPGRIIFTRQLWQRTMPDGNQTESSVLTRSHTQDPPVGHIITAGPDRRTSSASSRSHRLSPTPSHDSTNTPLTPEESPPFRTTRKRTTGIVEQEDKDLDSNEGTPAHSRANSGDSIHVCICQPDPKIPRPRNAFILYRQHYQAQVVSEHQGLANPEISKIIGLRWQNETPETKSKWKALAEEEKLRHQAQYPTYRYQPKRSGRRTSLSGDTPTSAIEKAKCTKCGGKTILAPSTPYTHFQSYGSSPSGSHTPASANTPVSRTLPVLRDLSLQSPALRRSLAKQYPSGIMSPGRHPDDHDDLGPLSPDTKRRRFNGDPPSHFNRSIPQRYVTVPQHGPQPVGPGTPFPFGQNPPHPYPAGANGHHLRRESLPGLQGMMNSPGPMPPPPRPVMGYQQHRLSQGGPPHDRSLTLPPLKTGGPPGPPGPSTASTPSTGKSVTDQIMSMEFWHKVKVLSQVAPPVPVQPSAPRGPLLVIEGDNPDAVRKLGAWLSKTLSKSDDLNVTLVDGPAVVVEAGKQKIMSRYHRLTADWLDKSGEILESLSMKPASSGVDSVMADATPTQASKTPSRAIDEKYDESDDSPKPVTRSSADSGKSQEAGRVDSAASSNTDVGSGSKSSSISGKEMSSAAASTKPVSLIANYSLFASNFFACHIPITAHDPYSPLDHWTWTATQWRGIVSPDLTIYVRDSVSGSESGKASVDIMADGNLFSVKRTKIEGKEELEIEPSVLRRLGFEVSEWVRAFGNGAE; this is encoded by the exons ATGCCTTCTGTTCAGAACCCGCCGCCGTTGCtgccgcctccaccgccgcaccCCTCCCACTGGCCTTCTCCTCAGCCGTTGTCACAAACGCAGCAACCCGTATCTGAGCCCGGCCGTATCATCTTCACGAGACAGCTGTGGCAGCGCACCATGCCAGACGGTAATCAGACTGAATCGAGTGTCTTGACCAGGTCTCACACCCAGGACCCTCCCGTCGGCCATATCATCACCGCGGGTCCCGATCGCAGGACTTCTTCCGCGTCGTCTCGATCCCACAGACTTTCGCCGACTCCTTCTCACGATTCGACCAACACTCCATTGACGCCCGAAGAGAGTCCTCCTTTCCGGACAACAAGGAAACGAACGACTGGCATTGTTGAGCAGGAAGACAAAGATCTTGACAGCAACGAAGGCACACCGGCGCATAGCAGAGCGAATAGCGGCGACAGTATACACGTGTGCATCTGCCAACCGGATCCCAAGATTCCAAGGCCGCGCAACG CATTCATACTATATCGTCAGCACTATCAAGCCCAAGTCGTTTCGGAACATCAAGGCCTTGCGAATCCAGAAATCTCCAAGATCATCGGATTGCGGTGGCAGAACGAGACTCCCGAAACCAAGAGCAAGTGGAAAGCGCttgcggaggaagagaagctTCGCCATCAAGCACAGTATCCCACTTACCGCTACCAACCGAAACGCAGCGGCCGACGCACCAGTCTTTCTGGAGACACGCCCACTTCCGCAATCGAGAAGGCCAAGTGCACAAAGTGTGGAGGCAAGACCATTCTCGCGCCATCAACACCATACACGCACTTCCAAAGCTACGGCTCAAGTCCTTCAGGCTCGCACACACCAGCATCCGCCAACACGCCCGTCAGTCGGACACTTCCTGTGTTGCGAGACCTCAGTTTACAGTCGCCGGCTCTTCGTCGATCTCTTGCCAAACAATATCCCAGCGGAATCATGTCACCAGGCCGCCATCCGGACGATCACGATGATCTGGGACCTCTCAGCCCGGATACCAAGCGTCGTCGATTCAACGGTGATCCGCCGTCCCACTTTAACCGCTCGATACCGCAGCGATATGTCACCGTACCGCAACATGGGCCTCAACCGGTGGGCCCTGGAACACCATTCCCGTTCGGACAGAATCCTCCACACCCATACCCTGCCGGCGCGAATGGTCACCATCTCCGTCGCGAGAGTCTTCCTGGCCTGCAAGGAATGATGAATAGCCCAGGCCCCATGCCCCCGCCACCGAGACCGGTCATGGGCTACCAACAACATCGGCTGTCGCAAGGCGGTCCACCACACGATCGTTCTCTGACTCTGCCACCGCTGAAGACAGGAGGCCCGCCGGGTCCCCCTGGACCAAGTACTGCCAGCACTCCAAGCACCGGCAAGTCTGTTACTGACCAGATCATGAGCATGGAATTCTGGCACAAAGTCAAGGTTCTCAGCCAAGTAGCGCCTCCAGTTCCAGTACAACCATCAGCTCCACGAGGACCGCTGCTTGTCATTGAAGGTGATAACCCGGATGCTGTGAGGAAGCTCGGCGCATGGTTGAGCAAGACTCTAAGCAAAAGCGACGACCTGAATGTGACGCTTGTAGATGGCCCTGCTGTCGTCGTGGAGGCCGGCAAGCAGAAAATCATGTCGCGTTATCATCGTCTTACAGCCGACTGGCTTGATAAGAGTGGTGAAATTCTGGAGTCCTTGTCGATGAAGCCCGCGTCGTCCGGCGTCGACTCTGTCATGGCTGATGCGACACCGACGCAGGCGTCGAAAACCCCCAGTAGAGCCATCGACGAGAAGTACGACGAGAGCGACGACTCACCAAAGCCAGTCACGAGATCGTCCGCAGACAGCGGCAAATCTCAGGAAGCTGGGCGCGTGGACTCGGCGGCTTCGTCCAACACGGATGTCGGCAGCGGTTCCAAATCGTCCTCCATTTCTGGCAAAGAGATGAGCAGCGCAGCAGCTTCGACCAAGCCGGTCAGCCTCATCGCCAACTATTCTCTCTTCGCGAGCAACTTCTTCGCTTGCCACATTCCCATCACCGCGCATGATCCATACTCGCCGCTCGACCACTGGACGTGGACGGCCACTCAGTGGCGCGGTATTGTCAGTCCCGATCTCACCATCTATGTTCGTGACAGTGTCAGCGGATCCGAAAGCGGCAAGGCCAGCGTGGACATCATGGCGGATGGCAACCTGTTCTCGGTCAAGCGCACCAAGATCGAGGGCAAAGAGGAGCTGGAGATTGAGCCGTCTGTTTTGAGGAGGCTGGGATTTGAGGTCAGCGAGTGGGTGCGAGCTTTTGGGAATGGAGCGGAATAG
- a CDS encoding putative major facilitator superfamily transporter (Major facilitator superfamily (MFS) transporter. Predicted signal peptide. Predicted membrane localization.): TTKASVLAAPIFLLGQALGPLFWNWPMRRLGQKACLTFGFTAFVVFQLPIIAARGVATILMLRFFAGLMGCAPLLGIVNLLVDLWEPEDCAITSSVLSTFLIIGPLAGRMIGVFVTESTSLGWRWPSLIISGVSIFVGIVCWLVWSRPADWLRCITRSVRAPQKVCARNKGPDEDAGHQSERLPGYTWTSIRRLILDPPALLVSVHTSYVYSLLFFVTETYPLSFEDNRHWSTGQGVVPLVSVMVGVMFGWTLNFISSYERLMKPLTSKVYTRPETHIQVMAVGAILTPIGLLVAAWTSFPNLSPVAQVMAGTPVGMGIILVFLKGNDFLLEIHDRPDSFTAVNIVLRSALAAMFAGVSRHFYEDLGPQKTGTVMGLVSLVFVAIPILLMNARFKIRKSSDLPTHRTARTRDTGE, from the exons ACGACTAAGGCCTCGGTGCTCGCTGCACCGATTTTCCTTCTTGGCCAGGCTCTGGGACCATTGTTTTGGAACTGGCCCATGCGTCGATTGGGTCAGAAAGCGTGCTTGACCTTCGGGTTCACTGCATTCGTGGTTTTCCAGCTCCCAATCATAGCTGCGCGAGGTGTGGCGACCATTCTGATGCTGAGATTCTTTGCTGGCCTCATGGGTTGCGCTCCGCTTCTGGGAATCGTCAATCTGCTCGTCGACCTGTGGGAACCAGAGGACTGTGCTATTACCTCCTCCGTACTATCGACCTTCCTGATCATAGGTCCGTTAGCCGGTCGAATGATAGGCGTATTCGTGACCGAGAGTACCTCCCTGGGATGGAGATGGCCAAGCCTGATTATTTCAGGTGTCTCCATATTCGTGGGAATCGTGTGCTGGCTGGTATGGTCTAGGCCTGCCGACTGGCTTCGATGCATCACGCGCTCTGTCCGAGCTCCCCAGAAG GTCTGTGCACGGAACAAAGGACCAGACGAAGACGCAGGCCATCAAAGTGAGCGACTTCCTGGCTATACGTGGACCTCGATTCGTCGCCTCATCTTGGACCCCCCAGCATTGCTAGTATCTGTCCACACATCATACGTCTACAGCCTGCTTTTCTTCGTCACGGAGACATATCCTCTCAGTTTCGAAGACAACAGACACTGGAGCACGGGTCAAGGCGTTGTCCCGTTGGTCTCAGTAATGGTCGGAGTCATGTTCGGGTGGACTCTGAACTTTATTTCGTCTTACGAACGCCTGATGAAGCCGCTGACTTCAAAGGTGTACACTCGTCCGGAGACACATATTCAGGTGATGGCAGTTGGCGCGATTTTGACGCCGATAGGACTCCTTGTTGCAGCCTGGACATCGTTCCCGAACCTATCGCCCGTGGCTCAAGTCATGGCCGGAACGCCGGTCGGAATGG GTATCATCCTGGTGTTTCTCAAGGGAAACGACTTTTTACTTGAGATACACG ATCGCCCGGACTCTTTCACCGCGGTCAACATAGTCCTTCGATCAGCGCTCGCGGCGATGTTCGCGGGCGTTTCGAGGCACTTTTACGAAGATCTGGGTCCTCAGAAGACAGGCACAGTCATGGGACTTGTCTCACTCGTATTTGTTGCAATTCCCATACTACTCATGAATGCTAGATTCAAGATACGGAAGTCGAGCGATCTTCCAACACATCGGACGGCTCGAACTCGAGACACGGGCGAGTGA